A single genomic interval of Pirellulaceae bacterium harbors:
- a CDS encoding RraA family protein, translated as MDDISALFNKLRKFDTPTICNVIELFDVRPRNQGFMDHRITCAFPDLPPMIGFASTASFRSDEPPGTGDAYGSLQNQLETFGELPGPAVVVFQDLDDPAVGATFGEVMCSTYRAFGSTGLITSGGGRDLEQVRAIDFPVFTGSTISSHADCHILHVGLPVRVGGLTVRTGDLLHGDANGITNLPVDIANEVADIAEEFIEAEKIVIDYVQSDGEKTISEFASRSKEMAAAMKRLREQVSRSN; from the coding sequence ATGGATGATATTTCAGCGTTATTCAATAAACTTCGCAAGTTTGACACTCCGACCATTTGTAATGTAATTGAGCTATTTGATGTTCGACCGCGAAACCAAGGATTTATGGATCATCGGATTACCTGTGCATTTCCTGATTTACCGCCCATGATCGGTTTTGCGTCGACCGCGTCGTTTCGGTCGGATGAGCCGCCGGGAACGGGCGATGCTTACGGGAGCCTGCAAAACCAATTGGAAACGTTCGGTGAATTACCCGGGCCCGCCGTGGTGGTATTTCAAGACCTTGACGATCCGGCGGTGGGTGCCACTTTTGGTGAAGTCATGTGTTCGACCTATCGAGCATTTGGTTCGACCGGCTTGATTACGAGTGGCGGAGGGCGTGATTTGGAACAGGTGCGAGCAATCGACTTTCCCGTTTTTACCGGGTCGACGATCAGTTCGCATGCCGACTGTCACATTTTACACGTGGGTTTGCCAGTGCGAGTTGGAGGATTGACGGTCAGAACGGGTGACTTGTTGCATGGGGATGCCAACGGTATCACAAATCTACCCGTGGATATCGCCAACGAGGTGGCCGATATTGCTGAAGAGTTCATCGAAGCCGAGAAGATTGTAATTGATTATGTGCAGTCCGATGGCGAGAAGACGATCTCAGAATTTGCGAGTCGCAGCAAGGAAATGGCGGCGGCGATGAAACGGTTGCGAGAACAGGTGAGTCGAAGCAACTAA